In Nitrobacteraceae bacterium AZCC 1564, the following proteins share a genomic window:
- a CDS encoding uncharacterized protein (DUF1501 family) (product_source=COG4102; cog=COG4102; pfam=PF07394; superfamily=48498): MPDIDMDCCESHTAQGVTRRSLLMGGAAFSAWAYLPKFARAKDGRDPRLVVVILRGALDGLATVAPIGDPDYAELHGSIALTRDGPYAATMLDSFFALHPAMPEFARMYRDKKAAVVHAVATPYRERSHFDGQDVLESGFAGPGRLQSGWLNRALEALPRGERVMSGLAVGPTTPLVLRGAAPTVGWVPPVLPQAADDTAMRLMNLYSHRDPALAAALSQGLQIDKIAVSDSGMKPKPGMNGAGAMRLAAKGAAKLMAADDGPRIAALAFDGWDTHAREGGPVGRLAQLLSRLDGAFAEFESGLGDRWRDTVIVVATEFGRTARINGTEGTDHGTGTVALLVGGAVHGGRIITDWPGLKAANLYENRDLKPTADLRGVIKGVLRDHLGIGDRVLAQTVFPDSAAVKAASGLIV, from the coding sequence ATGCCGGACATCGATATGGATTGCTGCGAAAGCCATACGGCGCAAGGCGTCACGCGACGCTCGTTGCTTATGGGTGGTGCAGCTTTCTCAGCCTGGGCTTATCTGCCGAAATTTGCGCGGGCGAAAGATGGCCGCGATCCGCGCCTTGTGGTCGTCATTCTGCGCGGCGCGCTGGATGGGTTAGCTACAGTCGCGCCGATTGGCGATCCGGATTACGCCGAGTTGCACGGATCGATCGCGTTGACGCGTGATGGTCCGTATGCCGCCACGATGCTCGACTCGTTCTTCGCGCTCCATCCGGCTATGCCGGAATTTGCGCGGATGTATAGGGATAAAAAGGCTGCCGTGGTGCACGCGGTGGCGACGCCTTACCGCGAGCGATCGCATTTCGATGGACAGGATGTGCTCGAAAGCGGGTTTGCAGGCCCGGGAAGACTGCAAAGCGGATGGCTTAATCGCGCGCTGGAAGCACTGCCCCGTGGCGAGCGTGTCATGAGCGGTCTGGCAGTCGGCCCGACTACGCCGCTGGTGCTGCGTGGCGCCGCTCCTACAGTAGGCTGGGTGCCGCCCGTTTTGCCGCAGGCTGCGGACGACACCGCCATGCGGCTGATGAATCTCTACAGCCATCGTGATCCGGCACTGGCCGCCGCGCTGTCGCAGGGTTTGCAGATCGACAAAATCGCAGTCAGCGACAGTGGAATGAAACCGAAGCCCGGGATGAATGGCGCTGGCGCGATGCGTCTGGCGGCCAAAGGAGCAGCGAAGCTCATGGCGGCGGATGACGGTCCGCGCATTGCGGCATTGGCCTTCGATGGCTGGGATACTCACGCCAGAGAGGGAGGCCCCGTCGGAAGATTGGCGCAATTGCTGTCTCGGCTCGATGGTGCATTCGCGGAATTTGAAAGCGGCCTGGGTGATCGCTGGCGCGATACGGTGATTGTCGTCGCCACCGAGTTTGGCCGCACCGCGCGCATCAATGGGACTGAAGGGACCGATCATGGCACCGGGACAGTCGCTCTGCTTGTGGGAGGTGCTGTGCATGGCGGCCGCATCATCACCGACTGGCCGGGATTGAAGGCTGCAAACCTCTATGAGAACCGCGACCTCAAGCCGACAGCCGATCTGCGCGGAGTCATCAAGGGCGTGTTGCGCGATCACCTCGGGATCGGGGATCGCGTGCTGGCGCAAACGGTTTTTCCGGACAGTGCAGCGGTGAAGGCTGCGTCAGGCCTGATCGTCTAG
- a CDS encoding metabolite-proton symporter (product_source=TIGR00883; cath_funfam=1.20.1250.20; cog=COG0477; pfam=PF00083; superfamily=103473; tigrfam=TIGR00883; transmembrane_helix_parts=Inside_1_19,TMhelix_20_42,Outside_43_61,TMhelix_62_84,Inside_85_96,TMhelix_97_119,Outside_120_123,TMhelix_124_146,Inside_147_158,TMhelix_159_181,Outside_182_195,TMhelix_196_218,Inside_219_243,TMhelix_244_266,Outside_267_280,TMhelix_281_303,Inside_304_309,TMhelix_310_332,Outside_333_336,TMhelix_337_359,Inside_360_371,TMhelix_372_394,Outside_395_403,TMhelix_404_423,Inside_424_438) has product MTTVTNTSVVGDSADRRRRIWAIFGSSSGNLVEWYDFYAYAFTALYFAPAFFPKGNQTTQLLQTAAVFAIGFLMRPIGGYLFGFIADKYGRKTSMMISVLMMCAGSLAIALLPTYAAIGTAAPVLLLLARMVQGLSVGGEYGTSATYMSEVALPGHRGFYGSFQYVTLIGGQLLASLVVLIVQQTVSDADLRAWGWRIPFFVGAACALIALFLRASLTETSSANTRARKEAGSLREIFRKHTRAFLTVLGYTAGGSLIFYTFTTYMQKYLVNTAHMNDRTANVVMTAVLFTYMILQPPFGSLADRWGRKTSMLLFGGFATLGTVPLMYAIGSVTNPYMAYVLIIAALAIVSFYTSISGLVKSEMFPPEVRALGVGLSYAIANAIFGGSAEYVALWFKNAGVEANFYWYVTGMCAISFIAAMIMPDSRTHGYLRGDGTE; this is encoded by the coding sequence ATGACGACGGTGACCAATACTTCTGTAGTCGGCGACAGCGCAGACCGTCGGCGAAGGATATGGGCCATCTTCGGCAGTTCCTCGGGCAATCTCGTCGAATGGTATGACTTCTACGCCTACGCGTTCACGGCGCTGTATTTCGCGCCGGCCTTTTTCCCGAAGGGCAATCAGACAACGCAGCTTCTGCAGACCGCGGCAGTATTCGCCATCGGCTTCCTGATGCGGCCGATCGGCGGTTATCTGTTCGGCTTTATTGCGGATAAATATGGCCGCAAGACTTCGATGATGATCTCGGTGCTGATGATGTGCGCCGGCTCGCTCGCCATTGCGCTGCTGCCGACCTACGCGGCAATCGGGACTGCTGCGCCGGTCTTGCTACTCCTCGCACGCATGGTGCAGGGCTTGTCGGTCGGTGGCGAATACGGCACCAGTGCAACCTACATGAGCGAGGTCGCGCTGCCCGGCCACCGTGGTTTCTACGGATCATTTCAGTATGTAACTCTGATCGGTGGTCAGTTGCTGGCGTCGCTGGTGGTTCTCATCGTCCAGCAGACTGTCTCGGATGCTGATCTGCGGGCCTGGGGCTGGCGGATCCCATTTTTTGTCGGCGCGGCTTGTGCGTTGATCGCGCTATTCCTGCGGGCCTCGCTGACTGAAACGTCCTCTGCCAACACCCGCGCTCGCAAAGAGGCAGGCTCGCTGAGGGAGATCTTCCGTAAGCACACCCGCGCGTTTCTCACCGTGCTTGGTTACACCGCCGGCGGTTCGTTGATCTTTTATACGTTCACCACCTACATGCAGAAATATCTCGTGAACACTGCGCACATGAACGATCGCACCGCGAACGTGGTGATGACGGCGGTACTGTTCACCTACATGATCCTGCAGCCGCCGTTCGGTTCGCTGGCGGATAGATGGGGCCGCAAAACATCGATGCTGCTGTTCGGTGGTTTTGCCACGTTGGGCACCGTGCCCCTCATGTACGCCATCGGAAGCGTGACCAACCCTTATATGGCCTATGTTCTCATCATTGCTGCGCTGGCGATCGTTTCGTTCTACACCTCGATCAGCGGCCTCGTGAAATCCGAGATGTTCCCACCGGAAGTGCGTGCGCTGGGTGTCGGCTTGTCCTATGCAATCGCCAATGCGATTTTCGGTGGCTCGGCTGAATACGTGGCCCTTTGGTTTAAGAATGCCGGAGTAGAGGCCAACTTCTACTGGTATGTGACA
- a CDS encoding pimeloyl-ACP methyl ester carboxylesterase (product_source=COG0596; cath_funfam=3.40.50.1820; cog=COG0596; pfam=PF06441; superfamily=53474), with product MSAASSPSAMQSVDGGDPDGRLPLALSTATESLAPFEVHVPQAAIDDLRLRLSLIRWPDRETASDWSQGVPLSSARSLVDHWIHDYDWRKFETRLNGFSQFRTRIDGIGIHFIHAQSPHPHALPILLTHGWPGSVVEFLDVIDRLTDPTKFGGGAKDAFHVVVPSIPGFGFSDKPTERGWNPARIARAWAVLMQERLGYSRWVAQGGDWGSAITHAMASQRPQGLLAAHVNLPLVVPEVLPTKPNKEEQQALEAINYYLDQMAGYADQMNTRPQTIGYALNDSPVALAMWMYEKFWEWTDNHGRPEDSLTRDQMLDDISIYWFTGTGTSSARLYWEGVGSTIREHTFFSGSRAASERIELPMAASIFPGETFHAPRSWAEVAWSNLFYWNEVDKGGHFAAFEQPALFATEMWRAFRAFRE from the coding sequence ATGTCCGCTGCTTCCTCTCCGTCCGCCATGCAGTCGGTTGATGGCGGTGATCCGGATGGGCGCCTACCGCTGGCACTATCCACCGCCACGGAAAGCCTTGCCCCCTTCGAGGTCCACGTCCCTCAAGCCGCCATCGACGATCTGCGCCTGCGTCTGAGTCTCATCAGATGGCCTGACCGCGAGACAGCGAGCGACTGGTCACAAGGAGTCCCGCTCTCTTCCGCGCGATCGTTGGTCGACCATTGGATTCATGACTACGACTGGCGGAAGTTTGAAACGCGCCTCAACGGTTTTTCTCAATTCCGCACACGGATCGATGGCATCGGCATTCATTTCATTCATGCACAGTCACCTCATCCGCACGCTCTTCCGATCCTCCTTACTCATGGATGGCCCGGTTCGGTGGTCGAGTTTCTGGACGTCATCGATCGGTTGACTGATCCGACCAAATTCGGTGGTGGGGCGAAAGATGCATTCCACGTGGTCGTACCATCGATACCGGGCTTCGGTTTTTCCGACAAACCCACTGAACGGGGCTGGAATCCAGCGCGCATTGCGCGAGCCTGGGCAGTACTGATGCAGGAACGGCTCGGGTATAGCCGTTGGGTGGCGCAGGGAGGGGACTGGGGCTCGGCCATCACTCATGCGATGGCCAGCCAGCGTCCGCAGGGTTTGTTGGCCGCTCACGTGAACCTGCCTCTCGTTGTCCCCGAGGTGCTCCCAACCAAGCCGAACAAGGAGGAGCAGCAAGCGCTGGAGGCAATTAATTACTACCTCGACCAGATGGCCGGGTATGCCGACCAAATGAACACGCGACCGCAGACGATCGGTTATGCGCTGAACGATTCGCCGGTGGCGTTGGCCATGTGGATGTATGAGAAATTTTGGGAATGGACGGACAATCATGGCCGTCCGGAGGACTCTCTCACTCGGGATCAAATGCTCGACGATATTTCCATTTATTGGTTCACCGGCACCGGGACATCCAGCGCGCGCCTCTACTGGGAGGGTGTCGGGAGCACGATCCGGGAGCACACTTTTTTCTCGGGTTCGCGCGCCGCATCTGAACGTATCGAGCTTCCGATGGCGGCCAGCATCTTCCCTGGAGAAACATTCCACGCCCCGCGCTCTTGGGCTGAGGTAGCCTGGTCAAACCTGTTTTATTGGAACGAGGTGGATAAAGGCGGACACTTCGCCGCTTTCGAGCAGCCGGCACTCTTCGCGACTGAAATGTGGCGAGCCTTCAGAGCATTCCGCGAGTAA
- a CDS encoding TetR/AcrR family transcriptional repressor of nem operon (product_source=KO:K16137; cath_funfam=1.10.10.60; cog=COG1309; ko=KO:K16137; pfam=PF00440,PF13977; superfamily=46689,48498), translated as MGRKIAFDYERALDRATWLFWKNGYAETALRDLLKVMEIREGSFYNTHKSKKQLYLTCLQRYEETVVRMRLQTLASAPTAAEGIRAFFTDVLDWLDNPNAPSRLCMIAAMAAEEVLSEPDLRKRAEDGLETVRALLHERLRQDRDKGLLAPTLDPQVIASVITTYLQGLWRMALVDYDRPSFERQIDAFLTGLGL; from the coding sequence ATGGGACGCAAAATCGCATTTGACTACGAACGAGCGCTGGACAGGGCGACGTGGCTGTTTTGGAAGAATGGCTATGCCGAAACGGCGTTGCGCGATCTTTTGAAGGTCATGGAGATCCGCGAGGGCTCGTTTTACAACACTCACAAGAGCAAGAAACAGCTCTATCTGACGTGTCTGCAGCGCTATGAGGAAACAGTGGTCCGCATGCGCCTGCAGACTTTGGCGTCGGCGCCCACAGCGGCTGAGGGAATTCGCGCATTCTTCACGGATGTTCTCGACTGGCTGGATAACCCGAATGCACCGTCTCGCCTTTGCATGATTGCCGCAATGGCCGCCGAAGAAGTGCTGTCGGAACCTGACCTGCGAAAACGTGCCGAGGACGGTCTGGAAACTGTGCGGGCGCTCTTGCACGAGCGCCTCCGTCAAGATCGAGACAAAGGGCTGCTGGCGCCAACGCTAGATCCGCAGGTTATTGCATCGGTTATCACCACGTACTTGCAAGGCCTCTGGCGTATGGCGCTGGTGGACTATGACCGTCCCAGCTTTGAGCGGCAGATCGATGCCTTCTTGACCGGACTGGGACTCTAG
- a CDS encoding uncharacterized protein (DUF486 family) (product_source=COG3169; cog=COG3169; ko=KO:K09922; pfam=PF04342; superfamily=103481; transmembrane_helix_parts=Outside_1_4,TMhelix_5_27,Inside_28_33,TMhelix_34_56,Outside_57_70,TMhelix_71_90,Inside_91_94,TMhelix_95_114,Outside_115_118), with the protein MPKAVSPFALPIVMLFASNIFMTFAWYGHLKFKSFSLPLVILVSWGIAFFEYWLAVPANRWGSSVYSAAQLKTMQEVITLLVFAGFSVLYLKEPLGWNHALGFAFIALGAFFIFHKWS; encoded by the coding sequence ATGCCCAAAGCCGTCTCGCCATTCGCGCTGCCGATCGTCATGTTGTTTGCGTCGAATATCTTCATGACCTTCGCCTGGTACGGGCACCTGAAGTTCAAGTCGTTCTCCTTGCCGCTCGTAATCTTGGTGAGCTGGGGAATCGCCTTCTTCGAATATTGGCTTGCCGTGCCTGCTAATCGTTGGGGCAGCTCGGTCTACTCAGCAGCGCAGCTGAAGACTATGCAGGAAGTCATCACGCTGCTTGTGTTTGCCGGATTTTCGGTGCTGTACCTGAAGGAGCCGCTTGGATGGAACCACGCTCTCGGCTTCGCATTCATCGCTTTGGGGGCTTTCTTTATCTTTCATAAATGGTCATAG
- a CDS encoding glutathione S-transferase (product_source=COG0625; cath_funfam=3.40.30.10; cog=COG0625; pfam=PF13410,PF13417; superfamily=47616,52833) gives MRFIIHQNAMGFFHYRLHATNEFCLNLLAPLTSGREAARFMQTLLIPGVASAFSALGDAMVARKLFELVGSDPQRVFSPYCWRTRMALAHKGLKAETIPWRFTEKDAIKSHNSDKVPVFLDGERAVADSWEIANYLEDTYPDRPSLFGGEGGRAMARMLNSWGDVMVGHLASFIVTDVHERLLPKDQAYFRTSREARFGKSLEDVVADRDARVDAFRRYLDPLRLTLRKQPFIGGTSPNYGDYIVFGQFQWARVVSSFQLLKEDDPVYAWRERLLDAFDGMARKSPSYAA, from the coding sequence GTGCGGTTCATTATTCACCAAAATGCAATGGGATTCTTCCACTATCGGCTGCATGCGACGAATGAATTTTGTTTGAACCTATTGGCGCCATTGACTTCAGGACGCGAAGCCGCAAGGTTCATGCAGACGCTTTTAATCCCGGGGGTAGCTTCGGCTTTCTCCGCCTTGGGTGACGCGATGGTAGCACGTAAGCTTTTCGAATTGGTTGGTTCTGATCCGCAGCGTGTGTTCAGCCCCTATTGTTGGCGCACGCGCATGGCACTTGCACATAAGGGATTGAAGGCCGAAACGATCCCGTGGCGCTTCACCGAGAAGGATGCGATCAAGTCGCATAATTCCGATAAGGTGCCCGTGTTTCTCGACGGCGAGAGAGCCGTCGCGGACTCCTGGGAGATCGCGAATTATCTCGAGGATACCTATCCGGACCGGCCGTCTTTGTTCGGGGGAGAGGGCGGCCGTGCCATGGCACGGATGCTCAACAGCTGGGGCGATGTCATGGTTGGTCATCTCGCGTCCTTCATTGTGACCGATGTTCACGAACGCCTATTGCCCAAGGATCAGGCTTACTTCCGGACCAGCCGCGAGGCGCGTTTCGGAAAGTCGCTGGAAGATGTTGTTGCGGACCGTGATGCGCGGGTAGACGCGTTTCGCAGATATCTCGATCCGCTACGGCTCACGTTGCGCAAACAGCCGTTCATCGGCGGCACCAGTCCGAACTACGGCGATTACATCGTGTTTGGGCAGTTCCAATGGGCGCGAGTGGTCAGTTCGTTCCAGCTGCTGAAGGAGGACGACCCCGTTTATGCGTGGCGCGAACGATTGCTCGATGCCTTCGATGGGATGGCGCGGAAATCTCCGAGCTACGCGGCATAA
- a CDS encoding 1-acyl-sn-glycerol-3-phosphate acyltransferase (product_source=TIGR00530; cog=COG0204; ko=KO:K22617; pfam=PF01553; smart=SM00563; superfamily=69593; tigrfam=TIGR00530; transmembrane_helix_parts=Inside_1_6,TMhelix_7_29,Outside_30_280): protein MIRTIPVVCLLIVLFLILLPFQVAGILLGNRLQRDVPNLFHRIGCALIGVRITQVGERTPNGPLLILSNHASWLDITVLSAIAPVVFVSKSEVADWPVFGWLAKLQRTIFIERERRHKTGEATRTMADRLVGGDAVVLFPEGTSSDGIRILPFRSALIGAVHHAIGDASHHDRVIVQPVSIAYVNYGGIPVGRALRDKVAWYGDADLVPHLLNVLAAGAVDVTVSWGEPVAYGMSADRKKIARDAETSVRRMTARALRSSPQPVSMPETAPASLPALEQT from the coding sequence ATGATCCGCACCATTCCCGTCGTATGTCTTCTGATTGTCTTGTTTCTGATCCTGTTGCCGTTTCAGGTCGCGGGCATTCTGCTTGGCAACCGCTTGCAGCGCGACGTGCCTAATCTGTTTCATCGCATCGGTTGCGCATTGATCGGCGTACGCATTACGCAGGTGGGTGAACGCACGCCGAATGGGCCGCTGCTGATCCTGTCCAACCATGCATCGTGGCTCGACATTACGGTACTTAGCGCCATCGCACCTGTCGTGTTCGTTTCAAAATCCGAGGTCGCAGATTGGCCGGTGTTCGGCTGGCTCGCGAAGCTCCAGCGCACCATCTTTATCGAGAGAGAACGCCGCCATAAAACCGGGGAAGCAACCCGCACCATGGCTGACCGCCTTGTGGGCGGCGACGCCGTCGTGTTGTTTCCGGAGGGCACGTCCAGCGACGGCATCCGCATTCTGCCGTTTCGGTCTGCGTTGATAGGCGCTGTGCATCACGCCATCGGCGATGCCTCACATCACGATCGCGTCATCGTACAGCCGGTCTCCATCGCTTACGTTAATTATGGCGGCATCCCAGTCGGGCGTGCTTTGCGCGATAAAGTGGCTTGGTACGGCGACGCCGACCTGGTGCCGCATCTGCTGAACGTGCTAGCGGCAGGCGCGGTAGATGTCACCGTCAGCTGGGGAGAGCCGGTCGCTTACGGCATGAGCGCCGATCGCAAGAAGATCGCCCGCGACGCGGAAACGTCCGTCCGCCGGATGACCGCACGCGCCTTGCGCTCCTCGCCGCAACCGGTATCAATGCCAGAGACGGCGCCTGCGTCGCTCCCTGCCCTCGAACAAACCTGA
- a CDS encoding aryl-alcohol dehydrogenase-like predicted oxidoreductase (product_source=COG0667; cath_funfam=3.20.20.100; cog=COG0667; pfam=PF00248; superfamily=51430) yields the protein MEIRNLGGSGLRVSAVGLGCNNFGQRTDLETSRKIVHKAIDLGITLFDTADIYAGRGGSETVLGQVLGERRKDIVLATKYSKEMADDGTKQGASRRYIMNAVEDSLRRLKTDYIDLYQQHDFDPLTPIEETLRALEDLIRQGKVRYIGCSNFPAWRIAEAQFTARGINTHAFVSCQDEYSLIVRDIEKDLLPAAQAYNLGLLPFFPLASSLLVGKYKRGEAPSADSRFGKVGYLRDRYMTEKNFDIVQKLQDFVNARGKTMIELAFSWLAARPQVSSVIAGASQPEQVEQNAKAISWKLTADEMAEIDKITQG from the coding sequence ATGGAAATAAGAAACCTCGGTGGCTCCGGCCTCCGCGTCTCGGCTGTTGGCCTTGGCTGCAATAATTTCGGCCAGCGCACCGATTTGGAAACGTCACGCAAGATCGTTCACAAAGCGATCGATCTCGGCATCACCCTGTTCGATACGGCTGACATCTACGCCGGCCGCGGCGGATCAGAAACCGTCCTCGGCCAGGTGCTCGGTGAGCGGCGCAAGGACATCGTGCTGGCTACGAAATACTCGAAAGAGATGGCGGACGACGGCACCAAACAGGGCGCCTCGCGCCGCTACATCATGAATGCGGTCGAAGATAGTCTGCGCCGGTTGAAGACCGACTACATCGATCTCTACCAGCAGCATGATTTCGATCCGTTGACGCCAATCGAGGAAACACTGCGGGCGCTTGAGGATCTTATCCGGCAGGGCAAGGTGCGCTACATCGGCTGCTCGAATTTCCCGGCCTGGCGGATCGCCGAAGCGCAGTTCACCGCGCGCGGCATCAATACGCATGCCTTCGTGTCGTGCCAGGACGAATACAGCCTCATCGTCCGGGACATCGAAAAAGACCTCTTACCTGCTGCGCAGGCCTACAATCTTGGTCTATTGCCGTTCTTCCCGCTCGCCAGCAGCCTGCTCGTCGGAAAGTACAAGCGGGGCGAAGCCCCCTCCGCCGACTCCCGGTTCGGAAAGGTCGGATATCTGCGCGACCGTTACATGACCGAAAAGAACTTCGACATTGTGCAAAAGCTGCAGGATTTCGTGAACGCACGCGGCAAGACCATGATTGAGCTCGCGTTCTCATGGCTCGCGGCGCGGCCGCAGGTGTCGAGCGTGATCGCCGGTGCATCACAGCCTGAGCAAGTGGAGCAGAACGCCAAGGCCATCAGCTGGAAATTGACGGCGGATGAGATGGCCGAGATCGACAAGATCACTCAGGGCTGA
- a CDS encoding uncharacterized protein (DUF1800 family) (product_source=COG5267; cog=COG5267; pfam=PF08811) codes for MARDPQGALVALNRFGFGARGGAAGDFSSAASDPRGFVRAELDRPGAALLDAPGLQSTPDLAREVFDYQREVRQQREMAAKAAQSAAATPDDKSADEKLEPRPEAMSGAMSPDAMQPNPPRKEPKPLNVIQKTYRAEALARIQRATMAECGFVERLVAFWSNHFCISANKGEMSRIWAGAFEREAIRPHVLGRFGDLLKAVEQHPAMLFFLDNQQSIGPQSRAGLNRKRGLNENLAREIMELHTLGVHGGYTQVDVTSLARIITGWTFAGREGRLGVPGTFVFNANAHEPGPQKLLGKTYEDVGLPQGEAALADIARHPSTARFIATKFVRHFVADDPPPALVAKLGNVFRKSDGDLKAMTLALIEADDAWHAPMTKMRMPYEFLVATGRLMGRIPEDPQRYLGGLNLLGQPLWTPAGPNGFADTNAAWAAPEGLKLRLDIASQVASRISEAIDPRMLLDVAAGEAASAETRQTIERAESRQQAFALLLMSPEFQRR; via the coding sequence ATGGCGCGCGATCCACAAGGGGCTCTCGTTGCTTTGAACCGCTTCGGTTTCGGCGCGCGTGGTGGCGCGGCAGGAGATTTTTCTAGCGCAGCTTCGGATCCCCGCGGCTTTGTTAGAGCCGAGCTGGATCGCCCCGGCGCAGCCCTGCTTGATGCCCCTGGTTTGCAATCGACGCCTGATCTGGCGCGAGAGGTCTTCGACTATCAGAGGGAGGTTAGGCAACAACGCGAGATGGCGGCCAAAGCCGCGCAATCCGCTGCTGCTACGCCCGATGATAAATCGGCTGATGAGAAACTCGAGCCGAGGCCGGAGGCGATGTCAGGGGCGATGTCTCCTGATGCGATGCAGCCCAATCCTCCGCGCAAGGAGCCGAAGCCGCTCAACGTTATTCAGAAAACCTATCGTGCCGAGGCGCTGGCCCGCATTCAACGGGCCACAATGGCGGAGTGTGGCTTCGTTGAACGGCTGGTGGCGTTCTGGTCGAATCATTTCTGCATTTCAGCAAACAAGGGCGAAATGTCACGAATATGGGCAGGTGCTTTCGAGCGAGAGGCGATCCGACCGCATGTGCTGGGACGTTTCGGCGACCTGCTGAAGGCTGTCGAACAGCATCCGGCGATGTTGTTCTTCCTGGACAATCAGCAATCGATCGGTCCGCAGTCTCGCGCGGGGCTCAATCGCAAGCGCGGCCTCAATGAAAATCTAGCCCGCGAAATCATGGAATTGCACACGCTCGGTGTGCATGGCGGCTACACGCAGGTTGATGTGACCTCGCTTGCGAGGATTATCACGGGCTGGACCTTCGCCGGCCGTGAGGGCCGCCTTGGTGTTCCCGGCACGTTCGTCTTCAATGCGAATGCGCATGAACCGGGACCACAAAAGCTGCTCGGCAAAACTTATGAGGACGTTGGTTTGCCGCAAGGCGAAGCCGCGCTTGCTGACATCGCGCGCCATCCATCGACCGCGCGGTTCATCGCCACGAAGTTCGTCCGCCATTTTGTTGCGGATGATCCTCCGCCTGCCCTTGTCGCCAAACTCGGAAATGTCTTCAGAAAGTCCGACGGTGATCTCAAGGCGATGACGCTGGCGTTGATCGAGGCCGATGACGCGTGGCATGCACCGATGACAAAGATGCGGATGCCCTATGAGTTCTTGGTTGCCACCGGCAGGCTGATGGGGCGTATTCCGGAAGATCCGCAGCGTTATCTCGGTGGTCTCAATCTGCTCGGCCAACCATTATGGACGCCGGCTGGGCCGAATGGGTTTGCCGACACCAATGCGGCTTGGGCTGCGCCTGAGGGATTGAAGCTGCGGCTCGACATTGCCTCCCAGGTGGCATCGCGCATCTCGGAGGCGATTGACCCGCGTATGCTGCTCGATGTCGCAGCCGGAGAGGCGGCTTCTGCCGAGACGCGTCAGACCATCGAACGGGCGGAGTCGCGCCAGCAGGCGTTCGCTCTGCTGTTAATGTCGCCGGAATTCCAGAGGAGATGA